In Vanacampus margaritifer isolate UIUO_Vmar chromosome 9, RoL_Vmar_1.0, whole genome shotgun sequence, the following proteins share a genomic window:
- the nes gene encoding nestin, with the protein MELPMAHEKHQMLDLNRRLQNYLGRVKLLEEENTLLGQEIQALRHGHQGASVREKSLKEDLHRARAELDQVWRERVYAQMDVCKLSEEIQIVERHWQKEARAQAEVKAMMEVSKKELEEEHGAQRWLRERIRQMEEEMEHLVRNHEAEVARLETVLSHSAAPPRAAPTLDLLQLEQELSQQASRAWQETAEVYQAQLDQLEAGLRETAAHLDQTERHKNEYQVQLRTMERERISEGDVRRQLEETAEQQREDHRRQINTLQEHWEGLEKEKQHLGQQLDFLVQENRGLLQQKMSLGLEVVTYRALMDSESLRRDDVGLLNASRNMTWKDMPVKSLQGNYQLPARCNTLTSVRRPPITSTTPLRSKPVTIRQETNTSAAKQESPYPKILHDGAVEKFRAQEVEEKVTYAEPLSSPDEEEQEEHHAEGGEEEYGGKSEDNPSVSLQSRIPFSEGSMIIEEKNQISHRQSSNQEPKSELLGMTEETFSSTTGNNQIQSPFVLVEEKATVDFELQSVAPPLTKEFSQQQSSTREVTPDILGMTEESISSSTECKQEQSPCVLVEEKAASGFHLQSGAPPLAKEIPQHQSNTQKSKTESLAMTEETFSSSAVVQVEPCMVEDEQEQTSSSGTDALLEPTTSSPSSQGEFNPVDVTEIRQEISDSTLGTTVTEAVDILYPDGEEMDTWDSVIEKKIHLESSEPKPEVQRQYAEPEEDISTRRSEPGREEMTKQEDEIWLQRQERSPHSEDEDLNEEDDDSQNVSVSWRTELESDSYAQENTLADTRPLIRYTSDDTDANTQASHVDESESSDAEQDGKTEEEGRPAWSESKAKNFGTMEDLCEEVDEEVVEYDLEYSQEASGLETSTSKVSQDHLNEEEPADDVELETDRLVEQELENLSTDSYVSHFAQEVANESEVVLPEEEKKDHGKMSMNQDVTAESDIQITRTPDLWYPMQPQRWQKVVEEEIQDGMITTEQEVITESDVQIESKLDIRDLVQLQKFQEVEEEESQDGMIKMEEVITESADQVECDQVPKDSGHPQLDSLDDGAKEKVQEKEVHDQITTIEQEVIMEHDVQMECNQDLTDSVQPQLDFLDDETKEKVEARQVQNQIMTIEQEVIIESEVQVECDQVLRDSRQPPLDSLDDDEAKEKVEEREVYDRIMTMEEDIMESDLQVEGNQDRSDFVQPQLDFLDDEAKEKEVHDQMMTMEQEVIIGSEVQVECDQILRDCGLEEREVHDRIMTMEEDIMEPDLQVERNQDRSDFVQPPLDFLDDDEAKEKVEEREAHDRIMTMEEDIMESDLQVERNQDRSDFVQPQLDFLDDEAKEKVEEREVHDQIMTMEQEVIIGSEVQVECDQVVRDSVQPKLDSLDDDAKEKVEVKEVYDQTMTKGQEVIMESDVQVEPNQDLSDLVPPHLDTISDEEQVQDEIMTTEKEEVDKENLPSCMDPDVQVEDNLGLEDSILPQLHNVDDEGKKEMEAKKVQDGMFKEEEAQKVYQLSCTESDVKVESNLDLVPPQSDSPGNDSVEETEEKKVQDGMKIVEQEEPDKVSLPFYTDSDIQAEGNLDLREFVTPQLDSPYDYVKEEVQDEILKHEEAQKVYPPSCVESEVQAECNLNFMQPRVDSPDNGEKVQAERMTMEQEEANNVNVPSCMDPDVQGEDDLDLRYFVQPQLEIPDDYLEEGQDITLNQEDAVNVNLPIRIDPDLQDEESLGLRDFVEPQLDSPDNKRTIDDEVKDASEDSEKREDEFELNVSMVTHADETFSKFFSGPDIEEDEEERLHEPKCESQNQEGLLQEYTSSVVDDFDVRHPKDEEGSGASHLLEGAATFDKKPIEISQETAPEESDIFSVKDSSSEFHRTNSKGKRNLWAAHLEDKWNVLEHANEDVDIRHPKDEEQSVASHLHEEEGDGKGAPTFHEKPVEISPETAPEDSVIFDVKDSLSEFHQTNGKDKRDFWTSSLEVDAAYGSDDISAVMSGIRDVEFGGELEWGKAVNGSSAAKKEEHVKGVSVHSEESEVEGEPWSSGDE; encoded by the exons ATGGAGCTGCCCATGGCCCATGAGAAGCACCAGATGCTGGACCTCAACCGTCGCCTGCAGAACTACCTTGGTCGGGTCAAGCTTCTGGAGGAGGAGAACACGTTGCTGGGCCAAGAGATCCAAGCTCTGCGGCATGGCCACCAGGGCGCCTCCGTGAGGGAGAAGAGCTTGAAGGAAGATCTCCATCGGGCCAGAGCGGAGCTGGACCAGGTGTGGAGGGAGCGGGTCTACGCCCAGATGGATGTCTGCAAATTGAGTGAGGAGATCCAGATAGTAGAGCGACACTGGCAGAAGGAGGCCCGGGCCCAAGCGGAGGTCAAGGCCATGATGGAGGTGAGCAAGaaggagctggaggaggagcaCGGGGCTCAGAGATGGCTCAGGGAGAGAATCCGCCagatggaggaggaaatggAGCACCTGGTTCGGAACCACGAGGCGGAGGTGGCCCGCTTGGAGACCGTGCTGAGCCATTCGGCGGCACCACCGCGCGCCGCCCCAACTCTGGACCTCCTTCAGCTGGAGCAGGAGCTCAGCCAGCAGGCCTCCAGGGCATGGCAGGAGACGGCGGAAGTCTACCAGGCACAGCTAGACCAACTGGAAGCGGGTCTGAGGGAGACCGCAGCCCATTTGGATCAGACGGAGCGCCACAAGAATGAGTACCAGGTCCAATTGAGGACcatggagagagagaggatcTCCGAAGGGGATGTTAGGAGGCAGCTGGAGGAGACGGCAGAACAGCAGAGGGAAGACCACAGACGGCAAATAAACACACTTCAG GAGCACTGGGAGGGCCTAGAGAAGGAGAAGCAGCATCTGGGCCAGCAGCTTGACTTTCTGGTGCAGGAGAATCGAGGACTGCTCCAGCAGAAGATGTCACTGGGCTTGGAGGTGGTCACCtacag agCTCTGATGGACAGTGAGAGCCTGCGGCGAGACGATGTCGGCCTTCTGAACGCGTCCAGAAACATGACATGGAAAG ACATGCCTGTGAAGTCTTTACAAGGGAATTACCAACTCCCTGCCCGCTGTAACACCCTCACGTCAGTCAGGAGACCACCGATAACTTCAACGACGCCTTTGAGGAGCAAGCCCGTAACCATTAGacaagaaacaaacacaagcgCAGCCAAACAAGAAAGTCCTTATCCCAAAATACTGCATGATGGAGCTGTGGAAAAGTTCAGAGCACAGGAAGTGGAAGAGAAAGTGACATACGCAGAGCCTCTATCTTCTCCTGATGAAGAGGAACAAGAGGAACATCACGCTGAAGGTGGAGAAGAGGAATATGGTGGTAAAAGTGAGGATAACCCATCTGTCAGCCTTCAGTCAAGAATTCCATTCAGTGAAGGGTCAATGATCATAGAGGAAAAGAATCAGATCAGTCACCGCCAATCAAGCAACCAGGAACCAAAATCGGAACTTTTGGGGATGACAGAGGAGACCTTCAGTTCCACGACTGGAAACAATCAAATACAGTCACCATTTGTTCTGGTAGAGGAAAAAGCAACTGTTGACTTTGAACTCCAGTCAGTAGCCCCACCACTCACTAAGGAGTTCAGTCAGCAACAATCAAGCACTCGGGAAGTGACACCAGACATTCTGGGAATGACAGAAGAGAGCATCAGTTCCTCGACTGAATGCAAACAGGAGCAGTCGCCTTGTGTTCTGGTGGAGGAAAAAGCAGCTTCCGGCTTCCATCTCCAGTCAGGAGCTCCACCACTTGCGAAAGAAATCCCTCAACACCAATCAAACACCCAGAAATCAAAAACAGAAAGTCTCGCAATGACAGAGGAGACCTTCAGTTCTTCTGCAGTTGTTCAGGTTGAGCCATGCATGGTGGAAGATGAGCAGGAGCAAACGTCAAGTTCTGGAACTGATGCATTACTGGAACCCACGACCAGCAGTCCGTCTTCCCAAGGTGAGTTCAACCCAGTGGATGTGACTGAGATCAGGCAGGAAATAAGCGACTCCACCTTGGGAACGACTGTGACAGAAGCAGTGGACATCTTGTATCCAGATGGAGAAGAGATGGACACATGGGACAGCGTGATAGAAAAGAAGATCCATCTGGAGTCAAGTGAACCAAAACCAGAAGTGCAAAGACAATATGCAGAACCAGAGGAGGACATCTCAACGAGAAGGTCTGAGCCAGGTCGAGAAGAAATGACGAAGCAAGAAGACGAGATTTGGCTTCAACGTCAAGAACGTTCACCGCATTCTGAAGATGAAGACCTGAACGAAGAGGACGATGACTCCCAAAATGTCTCAGTGTCATGGCGAACGGAGTTAGAGAGTGACAGCTATGCTCAAGAGAACACACTGGCTGACACGCGTCCACTCATCCGGTACACCAGCGATGACACGGATGCCAACACACAAGCGTCACACGTGGACGAGAGTGAGTCCAGCGATGCTGAGCAAGACGGAAAGACCGAAGAGGAGGGTAGACCCGCATGGAGCGAAAGCAAGGCCAAGAACTTTGGAACCATGGAAGATCTTTGCGAGGAAGTAGATGAAGAGGTGGTAGAATATGACCTAGAATATTCTCAGGAAGCTTCTGGACTGGAAACATCAACCTCGAAAGTCAGTCAGGACCATTTGAATGAAGAAGAACCTGCGGATGATGTGGAGCTTGAGACGGACCGACTTGTGGAACAGGAATTGGAGAACCTCTCCACAGACAGCTACGTTTCCCACTTTGCTCAAGAGGTGGCCAATGAGAGCGAAGTGGTGCTtcctgaggaagaaaaaaaggatcatGGGAAAATGTCCATGAATCAAGACGTTACTGCAGAATCTGACATCCAAATCACACGCACCCCGGACCTTTGGTATCCCATGCAGCCTCAGAGGTGGCAGAAGGTGGTAGAAGAGGAGATCCAGGATGGAATGATCACAACGGAACAAGAAGTAATCACAGAATCTGATGTCCAAATCGAAAGCAAGCTGGACATTAGGGATTTGGTGCAGCTTCAGAAGTTTCAGGAAGTGGAAGAGGAGGAATCTCAGGATGGAATGATAAAGATGGAAGAAGTCATCACAGAATCTGCAGACCAAGTGGAATGCGACCAGGTCCCTAAGGATTCCGGGCACCCTCAGTTGGATTCTCTGGATGATGGTGCCAAGGAAAAGGTGCAAGAGAAGGAGGTCCATGATCAAATAACAACCATTGAACAAGAAGTCATCATGGAACATGATGTCCAAATGGAATGTAACCAGGATCTCACGGATTCTGTGCAGCCTCAGTTGGACTTTCTGGATGATGAAACAAAGGAGAAGGTGGAAGCGAGGCAGGTTCAGAATCAAATAATGACCATAGAACAAGAAGTCATCATAGAATCTGAAGTCCAAGTGGAATGTGACCAGGTCCTTAGGGACTCCAGGCAGCCTCCGTTAGACTCTCTGGATGATGATGAAGCCAAGGAAAAGGTGGAAGAGAGGGAGGTCTATGATCGAATAATGACCATGGAAGAAGACATCATGGAATCTGACCTCCAAGTGGAAGGTAACCAGGACCGCAGCGATTTTGTGCAGCCTCAGTTGGACTTTCTGGATGATGAAGCCAAGGAGAAGGAGGTCCATGATCAAATGATGACCATGGAACAAGAAGTTATCATAGGATCTGAAGTCCAAGTGGAATGTGACCAGATCCTTCGGGATTGCGGATTGGAAGAGAGGGAGGTCCATGATCGAATAATGACCATGGAAGAAGACATCATGGAACCTGACCTCCAAGTGGAACGTAACCAGGACCGCAGCGATTTCGTGCAGCCTCCGTTAGACTTTCTGGATGATGATGAAGCCAAAGAAAAGGTGGAAGAGAGGGAGGCCCATGATCGAATAATGACCATGGAAGAAGACATCATGGAATCTGACCTCCAAGTGGAACGTAACCAGGACCGCAGCGATTTCGTGCAGCCTCAGTTGGACTTTCTGGATGATGAAGCCAAGGAGAAGGTGGAAGAGAGGGAGGTCCATGATCAAATAATGACCATGGAACAAGAAGTTATCATAGGATCTGAAGTCCAAGTGGAATGTGACCAAGTCGTTAGGGATTCCGTGCAGCCGAAGTTGGACTCTCTGGATGATGATGCCAAGGAAAAGGTGGAAGTGAAGGAGGTCTATGATCAAACAATGACCAAGGGACAAGAAGTCATTATGGAATCTGATGTCCAAGTGGAACCTAACCAGGACCTCAGTGATTTGGTCCCACCTCACTTGGACACTATCAGTGATGAAGAGCAGGTCCAGGATGAAATCATGACAACGGAAAAAGAAGAGGTTGACAAAGAGAATTTACCATCTTGCATGGATCCTGATGTCCAAGTAGAAGACAATCTGGGCCTCGAGGACTCAATCCTCCCTCAGTTGCACAATGTGGATGATGAGGGCAAAAAAGAGATGGAAGCAAAGAAGGTCCAGGATGGGATGTTTAAAGAAGAGGAAGCACAGAAAGTGTACCAGCTGTCCTGCACAGAATCTGATGTCAAAGTGGAAAGCAATCTGGACTTGGTACCACCGCAGTCAGACTCTCCGGGTAATGACTCGGTGGAAGAGACGGAAGAGAAAAAAGTCCAAGATGGAATGAAGATCGTAGAACAAGAAGAGCCTGATAAAGTGAGTTTGCCATTCTACACGGATTCTGATATCCAAGCAGAAGGCAATCTAGACCTCAGAGAATTCGTTACACCTCAGTTGGACTCACCGTATGACTATGTGAAAGAGGAGGTCCAGGATGAGATATTGAAACACGAAGAAGCACAGAAAGTGTACCCGCCGTCTTGCGTGGAATCTGAAGTCCAAGCGGAATGCAATCTGAATTTTATGCAGCCTCGGGTGGATTCTCCAGACAATGGCGAGAAAGTCCAGGCTGAAAGAATGACCATGGAACAAGAAGAAGCCAACAATGTGAATGTGCCATCCTGCATGGATCCTGATGTCCAAGGAGAAGACGATCTGGACCTCAGGTATTTCGTCCAGCCTCAACTGGAAATTCCGGATGACTACTTGGAGGAGGGCCAAGATATAACTTTGAACCAAGAAGATGCCGTCAACGTAAATTTACCAATCCGCATAGATCCTGACCTCCAGGATGAGGAGAGTCTTGGCCTCAGGGATTTCGTCGAGCCTCAGTTGGACTCTCCAGACAACAAACGGACAATTGATGACGAGGTTAAAGATGCCTCTGAAGATTCAGAGAAAAGAGAGGATGAGTTTGAGCTCAATGTTTCCATGGTGACACATGCTGATGAAACTTTTAGCAAGTTCTTCAGTGGGCCCGACatagaagaagatgaagaagagcgTCTGCATGAGCCAAAGTGTGAATCGCAAAACCAAGAAGGACTCCTCCAAGAATATACCTCCTCCGTGGTAGATGATTTTGATGTGAGACATCCAAAAGATGAGGAAGGATCTGGCGCGAGTCATCTTCTTGAGGGTGCCGCCACGTTTGACAAGAAACCCATTGAGATCTCCCAAGAGACTGCACCCGAGGAATCCGACATCTTTTCCGTGAAGGACTCCTCGTCAGAATTCCACAGAACCAACAGCAAAGGCAAGCGGAACCTCTGGGCTGCCCATCTGGAAGACAAATGGAATGTGCTGGAACACGCCAACGAGGACGTTGACATCAGACATCCTAAAGATGAAGAACAATCTGTTGCGAGTCATCTTCATGAGGAAGAAGGAGATGGCAAGGGTGCTCCCACATTTCACGAAAAACCCGTTGAGATCTCCCCAGAGACCGCACCTGAAGACTCCGTCATCTTTGACGTGAAGGACTCCTTGTCGGAATTCCACCAAACCAATGGCAAGGACAAGAGGGACTTCTGGACATCGTCCTTGGAAGTGGATGCCGCTTATGGATCAGACGACATCTCCGCGGTAATGTCTGGGATTCGTGACGTGGAGTTTGGTGGCGAACTGGAATGGGGGAAGGCGGTCAATGGGAGTTCTGCCGCTAAGAAGGAGGAACATGTGAAGGGGGTGTCGGTGCACTCTGAGGAATCGGAAGTTGAGGGAGAACCCTGGTCATCCGGGGATGAATAA